Proteins from one Mixophyes fleayi isolate aMixFle1 chromosome 9, aMixFle1.hap1, whole genome shotgun sequence genomic window:
- the LOC142101725 gene encoding synaptonemal complex central element protein 1-like isoform X2: protein MEALLKQFREMHGGNEDPKMEDILKKLNMIQKAREQTEEERQELEKQRVAAQDELEKLHAEKIRLRDTLQKKQESVQVLKLQRDNQLEKEKRQQGQTEQSKKRIDDLATKIQEEKLKQRKQRMEFQDQLEDLMARHKALAEFYDSKRLTADICQMEERKKDLLGEEREKLAKLKEVNETQARLRAQGVLTPENLFLHSEEAASAIKLFEDENICVKTMLETAAAGHTDLLNQYNRMKAELEAAERSHSKPAEAPSSDPLCESSQGELRSQSALFPCIK from the exons ATGGAGGCATTGCTGAAGCAGTTTCGGGAAATGCATGGAG GAAATGAAGACCCAAAGATGGAAGATATTCTGAAGAAGCTCAACATGATTCAGAAAG CTCGAGAACAGACGGAGGAGGAGAGGCAGGAGTTAGAGAAGCAGAGAGTTGCAGCGCAGGACGAGCTAGAGAAAC TACACGCAGAGAAGATAAGACTACGAGACACACTTCAGAAGAAGCAAG AAAGCGTCCAGGTTCTGAAGCTGCAACGTGACAATCAGCTGGAAAAGGAGAAAAG GCAGCAGGGGCAGACGGAACAGTCCAAAAAGAGAATTGACGACCTGGCTACCAAAATTCAGGAAGAAAAGCTGAAGCAGAGGAAACAGAG GATGGAGTTTCAGGATCAGCTGGAAGATCTGATGGCGAGACACAAAGCCCTGGCGGAGTTTTAT GATTCAAAGAGACTTACAGCGGACATCTGTCAGATGGAGGAACGGAAGAAGGACCTGCTAGGAGAAG agagagagaaactcgCGAAGCTAAAAGAAGTAAACGAAACGCAAGCCAGACTGCGAGCGCAGGGCGTCCTGACGCCTGAAAATCTCTTCCTGCACAGCGAGGAGGCAGCGAGCGCAAT AAAACTGTTTGAGGATGAAAACATTTGTGTCAAGACCATGCTGGAAACTGCAGCTGCAGGTCACACTGATTTACTAAACCAATATAACAG AatgaaagcagagctggaagcagcagagaggagccatTCTAAACCGGCAGAAGCTCCCTCTAGTGATCCCCTATGTGAGAGCAGCCAGGGGGAGCTCAGATCCCAGAGTGCCCTATTTCCATGCATTAAATAG
- the LOC142101725 gene encoding synaptonemal complex central element protein 1-like isoform X1, giving the protein MEALLKQFREMHGAGNEDPKMEDILKKLNMIQKAREQTEEERQELEKQRVAAQDELEKLHAEKIRLRDTLQKKQESVQVLKLQRDNQLEKEKRQQGQTEQSKKRIDDLATKIQEEKLKQRKQRMEFQDQLEDLMARHKALAEFYDSKRLTADICQMEERKKDLLGEEREKLAKLKEVNETQARLRAQGVLTPENLFLHSEEAASAIKLFEDENICVKTMLETAAAGHTDLLNQYNRMKAELEAAERSHSKPAEAPSSDPLCESSQGELRSQSALFPCIK; this is encoded by the exons ATGGAGGCATTGCTGAAGCAGTTTCGGGAAATGCATGGAG CAGGAAATGAAGACCCAAAGATGGAAGATATTCTGAAGAAGCTCAACATGATTCAGAAAG CTCGAGAACAGACGGAGGAGGAGAGGCAGGAGTTAGAGAAGCAGAGAGTTGCAGCGCAGGACGAGCTAGAGAAAC TACACGCAGAGAAGATAAGACTACGAGACACACTTCAGAAGAAGCAAG AAAGCGTCCAGGTTCTGAAGCTGCAACGTGACAATCAGCTGGAAAAGGAGAAAAG GCAGCAGGGGCAGACGGAACAGTCCAAAAAGAGAATTGACGACCTGGCTACCAAAATTCAGGAAGAAAAGCTGAAGCAGAGGAAACAGAG GATGGAGTTTCAGGATCAGCTGGAAGATCTGATGGCGAGACACAAAGCCCTGGCGGAGTTTTAT GATTCAAAGAGACTTACAGCGGACATCTGTCAGATGGAGGAACGGAAGAAGGACCTGCTAGGAGAAG agagagagaaactcgCGAAGCTAAAAGAAGTAAACGAAACGCAAGCCAGACTGCGAGCGCAGGGCGTCCTGACGCCTGAAAATCTCTTCCTGCACAGCGAGGAGGCAGCGAGCGCAAT AAAACTGTTTGAGGATGAAAACATTTGTGTCAAGACCATGCTGGAAACTGCAGCTGCAGGTCACACTGATTTACTAAACCAATATAACAG AatgaaagcagagctggaagcagcagagaggagccatTCTAAACCGGCAGAAGCTCCCTCTAGTGATCCCCTATGTGAGAGCAGCCAGGGGGAGCTCAGATCCCAGAGTGCCCTATTTCCATGCATTAAATAG
- the LOC142101239 gene encoding uncharacterized protein LOC142101239 — protein sequence MQDLHQQPERMDPAENFEILQRSFMREAAEYDDLPSTSYFEPSSQSTLQISGCSKFSGPERREPVEDDERHQGTFMREATKYDTNVETLRSGEPYSDSETISYRDLQISDSNPLSGPGFQWSPDVLSVLSNLSDFSPEEATALIPLLGPPGTTRPLHVRDYLLAFQKEPGYHNRLRMLTQQLKSLGRGDVVKALHQDREALRWLGPVLPEEHLVKDIVPSLWEPLTTALSVSHPGGHDWRLLAEHLKIPRGHIDLWQQREKNPAEVLLRTWQVKVSQATVGRLFDLLIDNREDLAAML from the exons ATGCAGGATTTGCATCAGCAACCAG AGAGAATGGATCCAGCTGAGAATTTCGAGATACTACAGAGATCTTTCATGAGAGAAGCTGCAGAATATGATGATCTCCCGAGTACCAGCTATTTTGAACCGAGTTCCCAATCAACTTTGCAAATTTCTGGCTGCAGCAAATTCTCCGGACCTG AGAGAAGAGAACCAGTAGAGGATGACGAGAGACATCAGGGAACTTTCATGAGAGAAGCGACGAAATACGATACAAATGTTGAAACGCTGCGTTCTGGGGAACCGTATTCTGATTCAGAAACCATCTCTTATAGAGATCTGCAAATTTCTGACTCTAACCCACTGTCTGGACCGG gttTCCAGTGGTCCCCGGATGTTCTGTCTGTCCTTAGCAATCTCTCGGATTTTAGCCCAGAGGAAGCGACGGCCCTAATCCCGCTATTAGGGCCCCCAGGG ACCACCCGCCCCCTGCACGTGAGGGATTACCTACTGGCCTTCCAGAAGGAGCCAGGTTATCATAACCGCCTGCGGATGCTCACGCAACAGCTGAAGAGCCTGGGCAGAGGAGATGTGGTTAAAGCCCTGCACCAAGACAGAGAAGCCCTCCGCTGGCTGG GTCCAGTTTTGCCGGAAGAGCACCTGGTAAAAGACATCGTCCCTTCTCTGTGGGAGCCATTGACAACAGCGCTCAGCGTTTCTCATCCTGGAG GTCATGACTGGAGGCTGCTGGCAGAACATCTAAAGATCCCCCGTGGACATATTGACCTGTGGCAACAAAGAGAAAAGAACCCAGCGGAGGTTTTGCTGAGAACCTGGCAG GTAAAGGTGAGTCAGGCCACGGTGGGGCGGCTGTTTGACCTGTTGATAGATAACCGGGAAGATCTGGCCGCTATGTTATGA
- the SFT2D3 gene encoding vesicle transport protein SFT2C produces the protein MAELGRQLQEYVAQNKAGSGGSSAASAPGESSEPGWRAWLPSSGVVWSWSPVDADPCLPGMTGTQRLMAAGGCAAMAALCFGLAGLYLPLLVLRARKFSMLWSLGSVLGLSSAALLRGPSRLLREPEPWALLYLTALGATLYAALGLRSTPLTLLGAAAQVITGAAFLLGLLPGGAAGRRYISGLCGSLVRRGVSKALPV, from the coding sequence ATGGCGGAGCTGGGCCGGCAGTTACAGGAGTACGTGGCGCAGAATAAAGCCGGGAGCGGCGGGAGCTCCGCGGCCTCGGCCCCCGGGGAGAGCTCGGAGCCCGGCTGGCGGGCCTGGCTGCCGTCCTCCGGCGTGGTGTGGTCGTGGAGCCCGGTGGACGCGGACCCCTGTCTGCCGGGGATGACCGGGACGCAGCGGCTGATGGCGGCCGGAGGGTGCGCGGCGATGGCGGCTCTGTGCTTCGGGCTGGCCGGCCTGTACCTGCCGCTGCTGGTGCTCCGGGCCCGGAAGTTCTCCATGCTGTGGTCCCTGGGCTCCGTGCTGGGCCTGTCCTCCGCCGCCCTCCTGCGGGGCCCCAGCCGGCTGCTCCGGGAGCCCGAGCCCTGGGCCCTGCTCTATCTGACCGCCCTGGGGGCCACGCTGTATGCGGCCCTGGGGCTGCGGAGCACCCCGCTCACCCTGCTGGGAGCCGCCGCCCAGGTCATCACTGGAGCCGCCTTCCTCCTGGGGTTACTGCCGGGCGGAGCCGCCGGGAGACGCTACATCAGCGGCCTGTGCGGGTCCCTGGTCCGGAGAGGAGTCTCCAAAGCGCTGCCTGTGTGA
- the MON1B gene encoding vacuolar fusion protein MON1 homolog B: MSGAGSDVGMMAEEPESAILERGREEELERGPLESPTNDDHSTLPSPLDFPSTKEVTQFQQNALGNSSHEPLDCNGADDQIAGVFEQSALEEGDSKDVPVWVIDGAVQLDHKVVAVDGDCVQDRVDMSEGLDQEGLSLLRDTPIEQGTATIDHDLTQTYEQVIESTEKTVDGSAKPDFIYSEPGPAGVEFEDDLKELTDSASTDNTFEDSGDFSSISSVVGGVTTELTPPTTPVQRDEDITAESWRTKRKHVFVLSEAGKPIYSRYGNEEALSSTMGVMMALVSFVQSGNNCIRSIHSDKQKVVFLQQGPLVLVSVSRSPQSEEQLRRELQYVYYQIISMLTQASVARIFERKKNYDLRRLLAGSEKILDSLLDLLDTDPGFLLGAVQCLALAGPLRDSLSSMLTKAITPNLVFSILVADQQLVTVVQERAVIEDCRLDPSDLHLLLNLIGASSAFQAGEIWTPICLPRFNPDGYFYAYISYLDPQCTVCLVLLSTDKESFYAVSGCKKKIQEAMEAQNSLQALAGALQCCSYSVSLVGIPELLHFVYKPLDIPDTYQQLPQFTSPKPDGPYTNQEERQRLFDLYRYLHCRIHNSARPLRLIYHVAEKETLLAWVTSKFELYTSFSSLVTKVGAINVITKLLRWIKREEDRLFIRCPPKYSTTPLPGKGAKSSRTHRTDPSQNGFFTGL; the protein is encoded by the exons ATGTCCG GTGCCGGCAGCGATGTGGGGATGATGGCTGAAGAACCGGAATCGGCAATTCTGGAgcgcgggagagaggaggagttGGAGAGAG GCCCGCTGGAAAGTCCAACCAATGATGATCATTCAACTCTGCCATCGCCCCTTGATTTCCCCTCAACAAAGGAGGTCACACAATTTCAGCAAAACGCGTTGGGTAATAGTTCACATGAGCCTCTAGACTGCAATGGAGCTGATGATCAGATTGCAGGAGTTTTTGAGCAGAGCGCTTTGGAGGAGGGAGACTCAAAGGACGTCCCCGTTTGGGTCATAGACGGGGCTGTACAGTTGGACCACAAGGTGGTTGCCGTAGATGGTGACTGTGTACAGGATAGGGTAGATATGAGTGAAGGCTTGGACCAGGAAGGTTTGTCACTCTTAAGAGACACTCCTATAGAGCAGGGAACCGCTACTATAGACCATGACTTGACGCAGACCTATGAACAGGTCATCGAGTCCACTGAGAAGACTGTAGACGGTTCCGCTAAACCGGATTTTATTTATTCTGAGCCCGGGCCTGCAGGTGTGGAATTTGAGGATGACCTCAAGGAACTAACGGATTCAGCCTCTACCGATAATACATTTGAGGACTCGGGAGATTTTAGTAGCATCTCCTCGGTTGTTGGAGGTGTAACCACTGAGCTGACCCCGCCTACAACCCCGGTTCAGCGCGACGAGGACATCACGGCGGAGAGCTGGCGCACCAAACGGAAGCACGTGTTCGTCTTGAGCGAGGCGGGGAAGCCCATTTACTCCCGTTACGGTAACGAGGAGGCCCTGTCTTCTACCATGGGCGTGATGATGGCGCTGGTCAGTTTTGTCCAGAGTGGAAATAACTGTATCCGTTCCATCCATTCAG ACAAACAGAAGGTGGTCTTCCTGCAGCAGGGACCCTTGGTGTTGGTGTCCGTATCCCGGTCCCCTCAGTCGGAGGAGCAGCTCAGACGGGAGCTGCAGTACGTCTACTACCAGATCATTAGCATGCTGACGCAGGCCAGTGTAGCTCGGATCTTTGAGCGCAAGAAGAATTACGACCTGCGGCGTCTCCTCGCCGGCTCCGAGAAGATCCTGGACAGCCTCTTGGACTTGCTAGACACCGATCCCGGCTTTCTCCTGGGCGCTGTGCAGTGCCTGGCCTTAGCTGGCCCGCTCCGAGACTCTTTGAGCTCCATGCTCACCAAGGCCATCACTCCCAATTTGGTGTTCTCCATTTTAGTAGCAGACCAGCAGCTTGTGACTGTGGTGCAGGAACGGGCGGTCATCGAGGACTGCCGGCTAGACCCTTCCGACCTCCACCTTCTGCTGAACCTCATCGGGGCCTCCTCTGCCTTCCAGGCCGGGGAGATCTGGACTCCTATCTGCCTCCCTCGCTTCAACCCTGACGGATATTTTTATGCTTACATCTCCTACTTGGACCCCCAGTGCACAGTGTGTCTGGTGCTACTGTCCACAGATAAGGAATCTTTCTATGCTGTGTCTGGCTGCAAGAAGAAGATTCAAGAGGCCATGGAGGCACAGAACTCTTTGCAGGCCTTGGCCGGGGCCCTCCAGTGCTGCTCATACAGCGTCTCTCTGGTGGGGATCCCGGAGCTCCTGCACTTTGTGTACAAACCCCTGGACATCCCAGACACCTACCAACAGCTCCCTCAGTTTACAAG CCCCAAGCCTGATGGGCCGTACACCAATCAGGAGGAGAGACAGAGACTGTTCGACTTATACCGTTATCTACACTGCCGCATCCACAACTCGGCGAGACCGCTGCGGCTGATTTACCACGTGGCGGAGAAAGAGACGCTGCTGGCCTGG GTCACCAGCAAGTTTGAACTGTACACGTCCTTCAGCTCCTTGGTGACTAAAGTTGGTGCCATTAACGTCATCACCAAACTCCTCCGCTGGATCAAGAGGGAGGAAGATCGTCTCTTCATACGTTGCCCCCCAAAGTATTCCACGACTCCTCTTCCAGGGAAAGGGGCCAAATCCAGCCGGACACATAGGACTGATCCCTCTCAGAACGGCTTTTTTACGGGACTCTAG